One window from the genome of Dyella sp. A6 encodes:
- a CDS encoding peptidylprolyl isomerase: MKQTFALLLLAITFAIAPLAHAQLLPQAASGQTGSGQEQRLDRIVAVVGEDVILQSELDRAVHAVQQQYAQHPDQLPPLSVLRRQVLDRLILMKLQLQHADDQGIHVSDQDVDRAVQAVAQQNKMTPDQLRQAVEQTGQSFADFRQQLHDQLVVQRLHQSVVQSSVNVTQSEVDNLLNSPAYKAGEVHLAHIEINVPAGASAEDISAAAAKAKAALDAIKGGMNFQAAAIRYSDATDALDGGDLGWRRMDAIPPAFLDTIANMEPGQVSPALRGPTGFHILKLLGRRKPAKQVVTEYHALHILIKPTAVVTMQQAGQKAEALYRRIVDKHASFAKLAEADSDDDTTANNGGDMGWFQKDAWGSAIGQQVTMLKDGEVSKPFQTAEGWHIVKRLGERQTDVTEQDARAQARQAIGNRKAEQAYDNFLRELRSRAYVKILVPSLASDGNSKATP; the protein is encoded by the coding sequence ATGAAGCAGACCTTCGCGTTACTCCTGCTCGCGATTACCTTCGCGATCGCCCCGCTCGCCCATGCCCAACTGCTTCCGCAGGCCGCATCCGGGCAGACCGGCTCCGGCCAGGAGCAGCGCCTCGACCGCATCGTCGCCGTGGTCGGGGAAGACGTCATCCTGCAGAGTGAACTGGACCGCGCGGTGCATGCCGTGCAGCAGCAGTATGCCCAGCATCCGGACCAGCTGCCGCCGCTCAGCGTGCTGCGTCGCCAGGTGCTCGATCGTCTGATCCTGATGAAACTGCAGCTGCAGCACGCCGACGACCAGGGCATTCACGTTTCCGACCAGGACGTGGATCGTGCCGTGCAGGCCGTCGCCCAGCAGAACAAGATGACGCCGGACCAGCTGCGTCAGGCCGTCGAGCAGACCGGCCAGAGCTTCGCGGATTTCCGCCAGCAGTTGCACGACCAGCTGGTGGTGCAGCGCCTGCACCAGAGCGTGGTGCAGAGCTCGGTGAACGTGACCCAGAGCGAAGTCGACAACCTCCTGAACAGCCCCGCCTACAAGGCAGGCGAGGTCCACCTGGCCCACATCGAGATCAACGTTCCCGCCGGTGCCAGTGCCGAAGACATCAGCGCCGCCGCCGCCAAGGCCAAGGCCGCACTCGATGCGATCAAGGGCGGCATGAATTTCCAGGCCGCGGCCATCCGTTATTCCGACGCCACCGATGCCCTCGATGGCGGTGATCTGGGCTGGCGCCGCATGGACGCCATTCCGCCGGCGTTCCTGGACACCATCGCCAACATGGAGCCTGGCCAGGTGAGCCCGGCGCTGCGCGGCCCCACCGGCTTCCACATCCTGAAGCTGCTCGGCCGGCGCAAGCCCGCCAAGCAGGTGGTAACCGAGTATCACGCGCTGCACATCCTGATCAAACCCACTGCGGTGGTGACCATGCAGCAGGCCGGCCAGAAGGCTGAGGCGCTGTACCGCCGCATCGTCGACAAGCACGCCTCGTTCGCCAAGCTGGCCGAGGCAGATTCCGACGACGACACCACCGCCAACAACGGCGGCGACATGGGATGGTTCCAGAAGGATGCCTGGGGCAGCGCGATCGGCCAGCAGGTCACCATGCTGAAGGATGGCGAGGTTTCCAAGCCGTTCCAGACCGCGGAAGGCTGGCATATCGTGAAGCGCCTGGGCGAACGTCAGACCGACGTGACCGAGCAGGACGCCCGCGCGCAGGCCCGCCAGGCGATCGGCAACCGCAAGGCCGAGCAGGCCTACGACAACTTCCTGCGCGAGCTGCGCTCCCGCGCCTACGTGAAGATCCTGGTCCCGTCGCTGGCCAGCGACGGCAACAGCAAGGCCACCCCGTGA
- a CDS encoding symmetrical bis(5'-nucleosyl)-tetraphosphatase: protein MAVYAIGDVQGCYPELQRLLDKLGFDTAQDKLWFCGDLVNRGGQSLETLRLIHELREHVVVTLGNHDLSLLAIAERKPDAQARVNPELRAVLFADDAPVLFEWLRSQKLLHHDESLGWTMVHAGLSPFWTIRQAQRCALEIERELSGPNRGRLLKNLFGNRPAAWTNRLQGIDRQRATINTMTRMRFCDVNGRIDFEGKGVPGTQKPGMYPWFEVPGMRRRDTRIVCGHWSALGRFAGLGIHAIDTGCVWGGTLTALRLDSDEPTYVSVAAEPHRKRIPGAD from the coding sequence ATGGCGGTCTATGCGATTGGCGACGTACAGGGTTGCTATCCGGAACTTCAACGCCTGCTGGACAAGCTGGGGTTCGACACCGCCCAGGACAAGCTCTGGTTCTGTGGCGATCTGGTCAACCGCGGCGGACAGTCGCTGGAAACGCTGCGCCTGATCCACGAACTGCGCGAGCACGTCGTGGTGACCCTTGGCAACCATGATCTCAGCCTGCTTGCGATCGCCGAGCGAAAGCCCGACGCCCAGGCGCGGGTCAATCCCGAACTGCGTGCCGTGCTGTTCGCCGACGATGCGCCGGTGCTGTTCGAGTGGCTGCGCAGCCAGAAGCTGCTGCATCACGACGAATCGCTCGGCTGGACGATGGTGCATGCCGGGCTGTCGCCATTCTGGACAATACGACAGGCACAACGCTGCGCACTGGAAATCGAGCGTGAACTGTCCGGCCCGAACCGGGGCCGCCTGCTTAAGAATCTATTCGGCAACCGTCCGGCGGCATGGACCAACCGGCTGCAGGGCATCGACCGCCAGCGCGCCACTATCAACACCATGACCCGCATGCGCTTCTGCGACGTCAACGGCCGCATCGACTTCGAAGGCAAGGGCGTGCCCGGCACCCAGAAGCCCGGCATGTATCCATGGTTCGAAGTCCCGGGCATGCGCCGTCGCGATACCCGCATCGTGTGCGGCCACTGGTCCGCCCTGGGGCGCTTCGCCGGCCTGGGCATCCATGCCATCGACACCGGTTGCGTATGGGGCGGCACGCTCACTGCACTGCGCCTGGACAGCGACGAACCGACCTACGTCAGTGTCGCCGCCGAGCCGCACCGCAAGCGGATACCGGGCGCCGACTGA
- a CDS encoding class I SAM-dependent methyltransferase: protein MQHQGTVTRQFGSQAQAYLSSSVHAQGADLARLGELAASLAPGSAVLDLGCGAGHASFAVAPHAGEVVAYDLSDDMLAVVAKAAAERGLDALRTQQGPAEQLPFADGAFALVISRYSAHHWSDPARALTEAARVLAPGGRLCLIDIVAPHGPHAALIDTHLQALELLRDVSHVRDYSHAEWRSMLAAAGFGPPEVQDWRLDIGFDAWLARMRTPVVFETAIRQLLAGAPDEVLRYYAVDPATLDFKLESAMFSARRP, encoded by the coding sequence ATGCAGCACCAAGGCACCGTCACCCGTCAGTTCGGCAGCCAGGCACAGGCCTACCTGTCCAGTTCCGTGCACGCGCAGGGAGCCGACCTTGCCCGGCTGGGCGAACTCGCTGCCAGCCTTGCCCCCGGCTCGGCCGTACTCGACCTGGGGTGTGGTGCCGGACACGCCAGCTTCGCGGTAGCACCGCATGCGGGCGAGGTCGTCGCTTACGACCTCTCCGATGACATGCTCGCCGTCGTCGCCAAAGCGGCGGCCGAGCGTGGACTCGACGCGCTGCGCACGCAGCAGGGCCCGGCCGAGCAGCTGCCCTTCGCCGACGGCGCGTTCGCTCTCGTCATCAGCCGCTACAGCGCGCACCACTGGAGCGACCCGGCCCGTGCGCTCACCGAAGCCGCTCGCGTGCTCGCCCCTGGCGGGCGGCTGTGCCTGATCGACATCGTGGCTCCGCACGGACCGCATGCCGCCCTGATCGACACTCACCTTCAAGCCCTGGAACTGCTGCGCGACGTATCCCACGTCCGCGACTACAGCCATGCCGAGTGGCGCAGCATGCTCGCCGCGGCCGGCTTCGGGCCGCCCGAGGTACAGGACTGGCGACTGGATATCGGCTTCGACGCCTGGCTGGCACGCATGCGCACGCCCGTCGTGTTCGAAACAGCCATACGCCAGCTGCTCGCCGGCGCACCCGACGAGGTGCTGCGCTACTACGCGGTCGATCCGGCGACGCTGGACTTCAAGCTCGAGTCGGCCATGTTCAGCGCGCGCCGCCCATAA
- the pdxA gene encoding 4-hydroxythreonine-4-phosphate dehydrogenase PdxA codes for MQLLPRLAVTAGEPAGVGPELLIRLAATPMAANLVAVTDRELLQRAAARCRVTLHLLDDDGTDITERPPGTLRVRHVPLGVPERPGSPDPDNARHVLDTLTEAADGCAEGRYAAIVTAPLQKASINDAGIRFSGHTEFFAERSHAEVVMMLASPELRVALATTHLPLARVSAAITRERLEGTLRIVHRELRGKFGLGVPRIAVLGLNPHAGEGGHLGHEEQDTIEPVLDALRAEGMQLIGPLPADTAFVPAQRTRYDAVLAMYHDQALPVLKSEAFDRTVNLTLGLPFIRTSVDHGTALDLAGSGQADPSSLIAATRMALELIHRSHGARDAG; via the coding sequence GTGCAGTTGCTTCCACGGCTTGCCGTGACCGCAGGCGAACCTGCGGGCGTCGGCCCCGAACTGCTGATCCGATTGGCCGCCACTCCGATGGCGGCCAATCTCGTTGCGGTCACCGATCGTGAACTGCTGCAGCGCGCCGCCGCCCGCTGCCGGGTCACGCTGCACCTGCTCGACGATGACGGCACCGACATCACCGAACGGCCCCCGGGCACCCTGCGTGTTCGCCACGTTCCGCTCGGGGTGCCCGAACGCCCGGGAAGCCCGGATCCGGACAATGCGCGACATGTGCTCGACACGCTGACCGAAGCGGCGGATGGCTGTGCCGAAGGGCGTTATGCCGCCATCGTCACCGCCCCGCTGCAGAAGGCTTCCATCAACGATGCCGGCATCCGCTTCAGCGGCCACACCGAGTTTTTCGCCGAGCGCAGCCACGCCGAGGTAGTGATGATGCTGGCCAGCCCGGAGCTGCGCGTGGCCCTGGCCACCACGCATCTGCCGCTGGCCCGTGTTTCCGCCGCCATTACCCGCGAACGGCTCGAAGGCACGCTGCGGATCGTGCATCGCGAACTGCGCGGCAAATTCGGTCTTGGCGTACCGCGCATCGCCGTGCTTGGCCTGAATCCGCATGCGGGTGAAGGCGGCCACCTCGGCCACGAAGAGCAGGACACCATTGAACCGGTACTCGACGCACTACGCGCCGAAGGCATGCAGCTGATCGGCCCGCTGCCCGCGGACACTGCCTTCGTGCCCGCGCAACGGACGCGCTACGACGCGGTACTGGCCATGTACCACGACCAGGCACTCCCCGTGCTGAAAAGCGAAGCTTTCGACCGCACCGTGAACCTCACGCTCGGGCTGCCCTTCATCCGCACCTCGGTCGACCACGGCACCGCACTCGACCTGGCCGGAAGCGGCCAGGCAGACCCGTCCAGCCTGATCGCTGCCACGCGGATGGCGCTGGAACTGATCCACAGGAGCCACGGCGCGCGCGACGCGGGCTGA
- the rsmA gene encoding 16S rRNA (adenine(1518)-N(6)/adenine(1519)-N(6))-dimethyltransferase RsmA, whose amino-acid sequence MNTPARPKKSFGQHFLHETRYIQRIVAAIAPRPDEFVVEIGPGEGALTLPLLKAAAKLTAIELDTDLIPGLQSRAAPVGELSIVHADVLKVDFTAMAHRHGVQKLRLAGNLPYYISSPILFHCVEHAASISDMHFMLQKEVVDRMAAEPGSKVYGRLSVMLQLACQVIPLFTVPPGAFRPPPKVDSAVVRLVPLEPAQRHDADPERLHAVVKAAFAQRRKTLGNALRQLLDADAIRRADVDPKARAETLAPSDFVRLAKIAPSA is encoded by the coding sequence ATGAACACACCTGCCCGCCCCAAGAAAAGCTTCGGCCAGCACTTCCTGCACGAAACGCGCTACATCCAGCGCATCGTCGCGGCCATCGCCCCCCGGCCCGACGAGTTCGTGGTGGAGATCGGCCCGGGCGAGGGTGCACTCACCCTGCCGCTGCTGAAGGCGGCTGCAAAGCTCACCGCCATCGAACTGGATACCGACCTGATTCCCGGCCTGCAGTCGCGTGCAGCGCCGGTCGGCGAGCTGTCGATCGTCCATGCCGACGTGCTCAAAGTCGACTTCACCGCCATGGCCCACCGCCACGGCGTGCAGAAACTGCGGCTGGCCGGGAACCTCCCCTACTACATCTCCAGTCCGATCCTGTTCCACTGCGTTGAGCACGCAGCGAGCATCAGCGACATGCATTTCATGTTGCAGAAGGAAGTGGTCGACCGTATGGCCGCCGAACCCGGCAGCAAGGTCTACGGACGGCTCTCGGTCATGCTCCAGCTCGCCTGTCAGGTCATCCCCCTGTTCACCGTGCCGCCGGGCGCGTTCCGGCCGCCACCCAAGGTGGATTCGGCCGTGGTGCGCCTGGTGCCGCTGGAACCGGCGCAGCGCCACGATGCCGACCCGGAGCGCCTGCATGCCGTGGTCAAGGCCGCCTTCGCGCAGCGTCGCAAGACACTGGGCAATGCGCTGCGCCAGCTGCTCGACGCCGACGCGATCCGTCGTGCCGATGTCGACCCGAAGGCCCGCGCGGAAACGCTGGCGCCGTCCGATTTCGTGCGACTGGCCAAGATCGCGCCATCGGCCTGA
- the apaG gene encoding Co2+/Mg2+ efflux protein ApaG — MIEKSPYTIDVCVVTRFVPDQSRPDDNRYVFAYTVTLRNAGDVPARLITRHWVITDANGKTEEVSGEGVIGEQPWMRPGDDYEYTSGAVLETPVGTMGGSYQMLADDGTRFEAPIPRFTLSIPRTLH, encoded by the coding sequence ATGATCGAGAAATCCCCCTATACGATCGACGTCTGTGTCGTCACGCGCTTCGTACCGGATCAATCGCGACCCGACGACAACCGCTACGTGTTCGCCTACACCGTTACCTTGCGCAACGCGGGCGACGTTCCCGCCCGCCTGATCACCCGGCACTGGGTCATCACGGACGCCAACGGCAAGACCGAAGAGGTCAGCGGCGAGGGCGTGATCGGCGAGCAGCCGTGGATGCGCCCCGGCGACGACTACGAGTACACCTCCGGCGCCGTGCTCGAGACGCCCGTTGGCACCATGGGCGGCAGCTACCAGATGCTGGCCGACGACGGCACCCGTTTCGAAGCGCCGATACCCCGCTTCACCCTGTCGATTCCACGCACGCTGCACTGA